In a genomic window of Scyliorhinus torazame isolate Kashiwa2021f chromosome 5, sScyTor2.1, whole genome shotgun sequence:
- the LOC140418313 gene encoding uncharacterized protein yields the protein MEGKSIVHSGEKPYTCCVCGRGFSQSSGLTRHKCSHTEEKPWKCADCGKGFTSPSKLETHRRSHTGERPFTCSKCGKRFTQSSALSTHQRLHSRERPFTCSTCGKGFTISAHLLSHQLVHTDEKPFQCPDCGKCYKRSGDLTCHQRVHTDERPFRCSQCGTGFRRSSNLTVHQRTHTVERPFVCTKCGKRFTQSSDLQKHQRIHTGERLFQCPDCEKCYKRFGELLQHQRVHTDERPFRCSHCGTGFRRSSHLTVHQRTHTGERPFICSECGKGFIQSSELLNHQRIHTDERPFHCPDCGNCYKRSGELMRHQRVHTDRRPFRCSHCGTGFRQSSHLTAHQRIHTGERSFACSWCGKGFTQSSALQKHQRVHTGERPFTCSKCRKGFATSSLLLKHQRGHK from the coding sequence atggaaggaaaaagcatcgttcacagtggggagaagccgtatacgtgttgtgtgtgtggacgaggattcagtcaatcatcaggcctcacaagacacaaatgcagtcacactgaggagaaaccgtggaaatgtgcggactgtgggaaaggattcacttccccatccaagctggaaactcatcgacgcagtcacactggggagagaccattcacctgctccaagtgtgggaagagattcactcagtcatccgctctgtccacacaccagcgacttcactccagggagagaccattcacctgctccacatgtgggaaaggatttactatttcagcccacttgctgagtcaccagctagttcacactgatgagaaaccgtttcaatgtccagactgtgggaaatgcTATAAAAGATCTGGGGATCTGacgtgccatcaacgtgttcacaccgacgagagaccattcaggtgctctcagtgtgggactgggttcagacgatcatctaacctcactgtacatcagcgaactcacacagtggagaggccattcgtctgcaccaagtgtgggaagagattcactcagtcatccgacctgcagaagcatcagcgaattcacactggggagagactgtttcaatgtccagactgcgagaaGTGCTATAAACGTTTTGGGGAACTGTTAcaacatcaacgtgttcacactgacgagagaccgtttaggtgctctcactgcgggactgggttcagacgatcatctcatctcactgtacatcagcgaactcacactggggagaggccattcatctgctcagagtgtgggaagggattcattcagtcatccgaacttctgaatcaccagcgaattcacactgatgagagaccatttcattgtccagactgcgggaattgttataaacgttctggggaactgatgcgccatcaacgtgttcacactgacaggagaccgtttaggtgctctcactgtgggactgggttcagacaatcgtctcatctcactgcacatcagcgaattcacactggggagaggtcattcgcctgctcctggtgtgggaagggattcactcagtcatccgccttgcagaagcaccagcgagttcacactggggagagaccgttcacctgttccaagtgtaggaagggattcgccacttcatccctcctgctgaaacaccaacgaggccacaaataa